AATCATGAAGCAACAACATTTGAGTATCGACGAGAGCATGATCCCATACTATGGGGGACACGGTGCAAAGCAATTCATTAGAGGGAAGCCTATACGCTTCGGATACAAGACGTGGGTGCTGGCCACACCCCTTGGGTACTGTGTCCAGTTTGAACCCTACCAAGGAGCAAATGGCAGGCAAGCTAATGCAGATGAGTATCCAGGCATTGGAATGGGTGGAGCCGTGGTGGTTGACCTCATCTCTGAGCTGGAGGAAGAGGAGCCGGAAGATTGTTACCATCTGACCTTTGATAACCTGTTTACAAGTCTGAAGCTTATTGACGTCCTCACGAGCAAGAAGATTGGATGTACAGGAACGGTTCGTGCCAACAGGACCGAGCAGTGCCCACTGAAGTCAATCAATGAAATGAAGAATACCAAGAGAGGCACTTTCGACTTTCAACAGGCCGAAAACACAGGAGTGATAGTGGTTCGATGGAACGACAACAACATCGTCAACGCTGTCTCCAATGCAGCAGGAGTCAACCCTCTGCAGTCAGCCTCCCGGTGCTCCAAGGCAGAGAAAAAAACGAGTCAAGATCTCGCAGCCCTTCCTGATCAAACACTATAACAAGACAATGGGCGGGTGCGACAGAATGGACCAGAACATTGCCAAATACCGAGTCTCCATACGATCCAAGAAATGGTGGTGGGCCATTTTCAGCTTCTGTCTTGACCTGTGTGTGCAGCAAACATGGCACATGTACAGGGCAACACCTGCCTCAGAGTACATTCCCATGGATCTTGTGGCAGTTCAGCGTGCCATCGCGGACATCTACCTCAAGAGGTCACACGCTGCTGCCCGCCTGGAGCTCCCTAACCATCCTGTCGGACGTGTGGCAAAGCTGGACAGAAGAATTCCACCAGCAATCAGATGTGATGGGTTGGATCACCTGGTGGAGCACATCTCCAAGCAGAGAAGATGCGCACAATGTGGCAAAAAGGTCAAACAAATCTGCCTGAAGTGCAATGTCCCTCTGCACCGAAAGTACTGTTTTGTGGCATTTCATACTCCTGTGTAATCGGTAACTGACCACTTGACCACTCACAATGAAAGTGAAAAGCTCTGACGTGCTGTACAAAAATCGTTGAAAGCAA
This region of Littorina saxatilis isolate snail1 linkage group LG8, US_GU_Lsax_2.0, whole genome shotgun sequence genomic DNA includes:
- the LOC138974713 gene encoding piggyBac transposable element-derived protein 3-like, which codes for MKQQHLSIDESMIPYYGGHGAKQFIRGKPIRFGYKTWVLATPLGYCVQFEPYQGANGRQANADEYPGIGMGGAVVVDLISELEEEEPEDCYHLTFDNLFTSLKLIDVLTSKKIGCTGTVRANRTEQCPLKSINEMKNTKRGTFDFQQAENTGVIVVRWNDNNIVNAVSNAAGVNPLQSASRCSKAEKKTSQDLAALPDQTL
- the LOC138974714 gene encoding piggyBac transposable element-derived protein 3-like yields the protein MDQNIAKYRVSIRSKKWWWAIFSFCLDLCVQQTWHMYRATPASEYIPMDLVAVQRAIADIYLKRSHAAARLELPNHPVGRVAKLDRRIPPAIRCDGLDHLVEHISKQRRCAQCGKKVKQICLKCNVPLHRKYCFVAFHTPV